In Corynebacterium guangdongense, one DNA window encodes the following:
- a CDS encoding ABC transporter transmembrane domain-containing protein has product MSRLPSPDDPRWLLKTVFSRWRWTGPAAVLMTVGFLMNGLTPVIIGRAIDEAIAPGDGQRLLLWMGVLVGTFGTNIVLTYWGRRLMQRAILEVGHDLRMAVTDRVQDPKGLGGNKRTAGELLSIASADIQRVADAVFMTVFPFAEVASIVYVGVVLLGIHVPLGVAVLIGGPTVVWIALRASTPLRTASGRRQRSLATASGMATDVVQGLRIIKGLGAADTVRTRYGRLSDEAYHRTIGANAAQARLNAVTESVGAVYVIAVAVLSGFLTVRGTMSVGELITAIGLTQFIIFPMTMLGRNFANRWAPAQASGERIRSVLTAPARFSEEAETMPPTPAGLTVITAEAPDDVVLCSRDRVVVAPHGAHLFEGTVAENVHPDPARAGAALTVASADDIPGGPGREVGENGRNLSGGQRQRVALARAVASDAEVLILQDPTTAVDSVTEQRIARRVAEARAGRPTIVFTDAPAWKAQAQRVWDTVQEVAR; this is encoded by the coding sequence ATGAGTCGACTACCCTCCCCGGACGATCCGCGCTGGTTACTCAAGACAGTGTTCTCCCGGTGGCGGTGGACCGGCCCGGCCGCCGTCCTGATGACCGTCGGTTTCCTCATGAACGGACTGACCCCCGTCATCATCGGCCGGGCCATCGACGAAGCGATCGCCCCCGGCGACGGCCAACGCCTGCTCCTGTGGATGGGGGTGCTCGTGGGCACCTTCGGCACCAACATCGTGCTGACCTACTGGGGCCGACGGCTGATGCAGCGCGCGATCCTCGAGGTCGGCCACGACCTGCGTATGGCGGTTACCGACCGCGTCCAGGATCCGAAAGGACTGGGCGGGAACAAGCGCACCGCCGGGGAGCTGCTGTCCATTGCCTCCGCCGACATCCAGCGGGTGGCGGACGCGGTCTTCATGACGGTTTTCCCCTTCGCCGAGGTCGCCTCCATCGTCTACGTCGGCGTCGTGCTGCTGGGCATCCACGTGCCGCTGGGGGTCGCGGTCCTCATCGGTGGACCGACCGTCGTGTGGATAGCGCTGAGGGCGTCGACGCCCCTGCGTACCGCGTCCGGACGCCGGCAGCGCTCCCTGGCCACGGCCTCGGGCATGGCCACCGACGTGGTGCAGGGGCTGCGCATCATCAAGGGGCTGGGCGCCGCCGACACCGTGCGCACTCGCTACGGCCGGCTCTCCGACGAGGCCTACCACCGCACCATCGGCGCCAACGCGGCCCAGGCCAGGCTCAACGCCGTGACCGAGTCGGTCGGCGCGGTCTACGTCATCGCGGTGGCCGTCCTCTCGGGCTTCCTCACCGTGCGGGGGACGATGTCGGTCGGTGAGCTGATCACCGCCATCGGCCTGACGCAGTTCATCATCTTCCCCATGACGATGCTCGGACGAAACTTCGCCAACCGCTGGGCCCCGGCCCAGGCCTCGGGCGAGCGCATCCGGTCCGTCCTCACCGCGCCCGCGCGATTCAGCGAGGAGGCCGAGACCATGCCGCCGACCCCGGCCGGGCTCACGGTCATCACCGCCGAGGCCCCCGACGACGTCGTGCTCTGCTCCCGCGACCGGGTGGTGGTCGCCCCCCACGGGGCGCACCTCTTCGAGGGCACCGTCGCCGAGAACGTGCACCCGGACCCGGCGCGCGCCGGGGCGGCGCTGACGGTGGCCTCCGCCGACGACATCCCCGGCGGGCCGGGGCGCGAGGTCGGGGAGAACGGGCGCAACCTCTCGGGCGGCCAGCGCCAGCGCGTGGCCCTGGCCCGAGCGGTCGCCAGCGACGCGGAGGTGCTCATCCTCCAGGATCCGACCACCGCGGTGGACTCGGTGACCGAGCAGCGCATCGCCCGCCGCGTCGCCGAAGCCCGCGCCGGGAGGCCGACCATCGTCTTCACCGACGCCCCCGCCTGGAAGGCGCAGGCGCAGCGGGTCTGGGACACCGTCCAGGAGGTGGCCCGATGA
- a CDS encoding ABC1 kinase family protein, with protein MNFPALEGVGGVLLVIGAIVVAAAVTGVLTMVLAVVMRRLLGVPVGWPRTVAVAALVVLSTAGIFGATLWDLSVTVEGVFTGVNFGSTLLILAIATMWMLAFGSAALTILEILAPTGSLPNPLRVAVGMRGRRHRNRRYRQVISIFARHGLAVPFTRSRDSATEEVARRFRRALEEAGTTFVKLGQNLSTRSDVLPAAFTRELSKLQSDATPAPWPDIAQALQTELKDDPQRLFAWIDREPLAAASIAQIHRATLLDGTEVVLKIQRPGTRDEVMRDTDILVEICDWLDLNTPWGADIGIADLARSFSLSLREELDYRVEARNMEDMNRVLADGPVIAPTVYPEISTQRLLVMDYFDGVTVGRGLEVLAQLPAETRARLGEVLMTSVMRQVMESGIFHADIHPGNVILLQERRGWRLGLLDFGVVGRIDRGTQQNLTRIFAAIDTGDTGILSASVLDLVGRPTGFDEQDFNRQVGQMLAKYRSGLGGSLTGLVTEIMSVVADFRLAIPAPVAFAMRSLAGTEGTLNLIDPEVNIVELAKREGTATVKRWLRPGNLRDSVEATVIETIPMLRELPRNVNATLGDLHAGRLTINMRFFNDEGDRFFITRLLQQITLAVLSGFSILGGVVLMTFGESGPMVTTDMSFLQAVGFIVLFVGFILALRVVTAVIFRESDHTKAFLRR; from the coding sequence ATGAATTTTCCTGCGCTCGAGGGCGTCGGTGGCGTCCTGCTGGTCATCGGCGCCATTGTGGTGGCCGCCGCCGTCACCGGTGTCCTGACGATGGTGCTGGCGGTGGTGATGCGCCGCCTGCTCGGCGTCCCCGTCGGCTGGCCGCGCACCGTCGCCGTCGCGGCGCTGGTGGTTCTCTCGACCGCGGGAATATTCGGGGCCACGCTCTGGGATCTCTCCGTCACGGTGGAGGGGGTCTTCACCGGCGTCAACTTCGGGTCGACTCTGCTCATCCTCGCGATCGCGACGATGTGGATGCTCGCCTTCGGCTCCGCGGCGCTGACGATCCTCGAGATTCTCGCGCCGACCGGTTCCCTGCCGAACCCCCTGCGCGTGGCCGTGGGGATGCGCGGGCGCCGCCACCGCAACCGACGCTACCGGCAGGTGATCTCGATCTTCGCCCGGCACGGCCTGGCGGTGCCGTTCACCCGGTCCCGTGATTCCGCCACCGAGGAGGTCGCCCGCCGATTCCGGCGGGCCCTGGAGGAAGCCGGCACGACCTTCGTCAAGCTGGGCCAGAACCTCTCGACGCGGAGCGACGTCCTGCCGGCTGCCTTCACCCGTGAACTCTCCAAGCTGCAGTCGGACGCGACGCCGGCGCCCTGGCCGGACATCGCGCAGGCGCTCCAGACGGAACTCAAGGACGACCCGCAGCGGCTTTTCGCCTGGATCGACCGCGAGCCCTTGGCGGCGGCGTCCATCGCCCAGATCCACCGGGCGACGCTGCTCGACGGCACCGAGGTCGTACTGAAGATTCAGCGCCCCGGCACCCGTGACGAGGTGATGCGCGACACGGACATCCTCGTCGAAATCTGCGACTGGCTCGACCTCAACACCCCCTGGGGCGCGGACATCGGCATCGCTGACCTGGCCCGCAGCTTCAGCCTTTCGCTTCGCGAGGAGCTCGACTACCGCGTGGAGGCCCGCAACATGGAGGACATGAACCGGGTGCTCGCCGACGGCCCGGTCATCGCCCCCACGGTCTACCCGGAGATCTCCACCCAGCGGCTGCTGGTGATGGATTACTTCGACGGCGTCACCGTGGGGCGGGGCCTCGAGGTGCTCGCCCAGCTGCCCGCCGAGACCCGCGCCCGTCTGGGGGAGGTTCTCATGACCTCGGTCATGCGCCAGGTCATGGAGTCCGGTATCTTCCACGCCGACATCCATCCCGGCAACGTCATCCTTCTCCAGGAACGGCGCGGCTGGCGCCTGGGCCTGCTCGATTTCGGCGTCGTCGGACGGATCGACCGGGGCACCCAACAGAATCTCACCCGAATCTTCGCCGCCATCGACACGGGGGACACCGGCATCCTCTCAGCGTCCGTCCTCGACCTCGTCGGCCGACCGACCGGTTTCGATGAGCAGGACTTCAACCGGCAAGTGGGGCAGATGCTGGCGAAGTACCGTTCGGGCCTCGGCGGTTCGCTGACCGGCCTGGTCACCGAGATCATGTCGGTGGTCGCCGATTTCCGTCTGGCCATCCCCGCCCCGGTCGCCTTCGCGATGCGCAGCCTGGCCGGGACCGAGGGCACCCTCAACCTCATCGACCCGGAGGTCAACATCGTCGAACTGGCCAAGCGTGAGGGCACCGCCACGGTCAAGCGCTGGCTGCGGCCGGGCAACCTGCGCGACAGCGTCGAGGCCACCGTCATCGAGACCATCCCGATGCTGCGCGAGCTGCCCCGCAACGTCAACGCCACGCTCGGCGATCTCCACGCCGGACGCCTGACCATCAACATGCGCTTCTTCAACGACGAGGGTGATCGCTTCTTTATCACCAGGCTCCTCCAGCAGATCACCCTGGCCGTCCTCTCCGGCTTCAGCATCCTCGGCGGCGTCGTGCTGATGACCTTCGGCGAATCCGGCCCCATGGTCACCACCGACATGTCCTTCCTGCAGGCGGTGGGCTTCATCGTCCTGTTCGTCGGCTTCATTCTCGCCCTGCGGGTGGTCACGGCCGTGATCTTCCGCGAGAGCGACCACACGAAAGCGTTCCTACGGCGATGA
- the der gene encoding ribosome biogenesis GTPase Der: MSENKHNPEEQETQFVYHKLGGGEMDAEGVFVEEDVEIGDSQWAAEDFEAEDFDWDLSDEDYDRLESAAEGEGEDFSEDEWAEVEQELGIVRPDVVREALPTVAIVGRPNVGKSSLVNRFIGRREAVVEDHPGVTRDRISYLADWNGRRFWVQDTGGWDPNVKGISAAIARQAENAMAEADVIVLVVDTQVGVTETDAIMAEKLQRAEQPVILVSNKFESETQYGDMAEFYSLGIGDPWPVSALHGRGGADVLDEIVKAFPEVPRATSITQGPRRVALVGRPNVGKSSLLNKFAREERSVVDNVAGTTVDPVDSIIELEQATWRFVDTAGLRKKVKSAQGHEYYASLRTHNAIDAAEVCVLLIDASQEMSEQDQRVLTMIIDAGKALVVAFNKWDLMTEDRRYYFDREFEEMFDRIPWVTKINISAETGRALQKLEPAMLEALDSWDRRISTGQLNTWLREAIAANPPPMNNNRLPRVLFATQASTRPPTIVLFTTGFLDAGYRRYLERKFREHFGFHGTPVKIAVRVRERRQRKR, from the coding sequence ATGAGCGAGAACAAGCACAACCCCGAAGAGCAGGAGACGCAGTTCGTCTACCACAAGCTCGGTGGCGGCGAAATGGACGCCGAAGGCGTCTTCGTCGAAGAGGACGTCGAGATCGGTGACTCCCAGTGGGCCGCCGAGGATTTCGAGGCCGAGGACTTCGACTGGGATCTCTCCGACGAGGACTACGACCGACTGGAATCCGCCGCCGAAGGCGAGGGCGAGGACTTCTCCGAGGACGAGTGGGCCGAGGTCGAGCAGGAGCTGGGCATCGTCCGCCCCGACGTCGTGCGCGAGGCCCTGCCGACCGTGGCCATCGTCGGTCGCCCCAACGTGGGCAAGTCCTCGTTGGTCAACCGGTTCATCGGGCGTCGGGAAGCGGTCGTCGAGGACCACCCGGGCGTGACCCGCGACCGCATCAGCTACCTCGCGGACTGGAACGGCCGCCGCTTCTGGGTGCAGGACACCGGTGGCTGGGACCCCAACGTCAAGGGCATCAGCGCCGCCATCGCCCGTCAGGCGGAGAACGCCATGGCTGAGGCGGACGTGATCGTCCTCGTCGTCGACACCCAGGTCGGCGTCACCGAGACCGACGCCATCATGGCCGAGAAACTGCAGCGCGCCGAGCAGCCGGTCATCCTGGTCTCCAACAAGTTCGAGTCGGAGACCCAGTACGGCGACATGGCCGAGTTCTACTCCCTGGGCATCGGCGACCCCTGGCCGGTCTCCGCGCTTCACGGCCGGGGTGGCGCCGACGTGCTCGACGAAATCGTCAAGGCCTTCCCCGAGGTGCCGCGCGCGACCTCGATCACCCAGGGACCGCGCCGCGTGGCGCTGGTGGGCCGACCCAACGTCGGCAAGTCCTCCCTGCTCAACAAGTTCGCCCGGGAGGAGCGCTCCGTCGTCGACAACGTCGCCGGAACCACCGTCGACCCGGTCGACTCCATCATCGAGCTGGAGCAGGCCACCTGGCGCTTCGTCGACACCGCGGGCCTGCGCAAGAAGGTCAAGTCCGCGCAGGGCCACGAGTACTACGCTTCCCTGCGCACCCACAACGCCATCGACGCCGCCGAGGTCTGCGTGCTGCTCATCGACGCCTCCCAGGAGATGAGCGAGCAGGACCAGCGCGTCTTGACCATGATCATCGACGCGGGCAAGGCCCTGGTCGTCGCCTTCAACAAGTGGGACCTCATGACCGAGGACCGCCGCTACTACTTCGACCGCGAGTTCGAGGAGATGTTCGACCGCATCCCGTGGGTCACCAAGATCAACATCTCCGCCGAGACCGGCCGCGCCCTCCAGAAGCTGGAGCCGGCCATGCTCGAAGCCCTCGACAGCTGGGACCGCCGAATCTCCACCGGCCAGCTCAACACCTGGCTGCGTGAGGCGATCGCCGCGAACCCCCCGCCGATGAACAACAACCGCCTCCCGCGCGTGCTCTTCGCGACGCAGGCCTCCACGCGCCCGCCGACCATCGTGCTCTTCACGACCGGGTTCCTCGACGCCGGCTACCGCCGCTACCTGGAGCGCAAGTTCCGCGAGCACTTCGGCTTCCACGGCACTCCGGTGAAGATCGCCGTGCGCGTGCGCGAGCGGCGCCAGCGCAAGCGCTAG
- a CDS encoding ABC transporter ATP-binding protein has product MTVPDKQSLRFPLADAAQVRAQLWRQLRRCPGAGRQSLGALLLLVIGSAANITVPLQLGRLVDIVIADAPGTTARLWTAGAWLVVAAVVAASFSAAGFYLVSRVSERVIANLREEMIGTALGLPVHRVEDAGSGDLVSRSTDDVALLSSAVTETVPLITNSAFTLAATAVALVALDWQFLLIPLVTIPIYVVSARSYLRNAPGRYARERAAVGERARRVLEAIHGRETVRAYRWEERMHDSVQAASRDVVDKGFLARLTMITLQITMTFADFVLVVLGLAVGFVTVSSGDLSIGAVTAAMLMLIRLHGPVASIMRVLDSIQSGYASLARIVGVTLDPPRAVPDAGAPAPRGQVDMRGVSFSYGGGWAVRDIDLGIRPGETVAVVGASGAGKTTVAALLAGLRVPDEGQVLLDAVPVTELSDAERADRLAMVSQDVHVFSGTLREDLSLARPGATDEEMISALAAVHADWFEDFPEGLDTQVGGGGLQLEPVEAQQLALARIVLLNPRVVVMDEATAEAGSAGAGDLEAAAEHVTHGRSALIVAHRLDQAARADRVLVMDEGRIVESGPHEELVARGGLYTELWDAWSIGRGDEASSEPTSKGSTST; this is encoded by the coding sequence ATGACCGTGCCCGACAAGCAGTCCCTCCGCTTCCCGCTGGCCGACGCCGCGCAGGTCCGCGCCCAGCTGTGGCGCCAGCTCAGACGCTGTCCTGGCGCGGGCCGGCAGAGTCTCGGCGCCCTGCTCCTGCTCGTCATCGGTTCAGCGGCCAACATCACCGTGCCGCTTCAGCTGGGCCGGCTCGTCGACATCGTCATCGCCGACGCCCCGGGCACGACCGCCCGGCTGTGGACGGCGGGCGCCTGGCTCGTCGTGGCCGCGGTGGTGGCGGCGTCCTTCTCCGCGGCGGGCTTCTACCTGGTCTCGCGGGTCAGTGAGCGGGTGATCGCCAACCTGCGTGAGGAGATGATCGGCACGGCGCTGGGCCTGCCCGTGCACCGCGTGGAGGACGCCGGCAGCGGTGATCTGGTCTCGCGCTCGACCGACGACGTGGCGCTGCTGTCCTCGGCGGTGACGGAAACGGTCCCGCTGATCACCAACTCCGCCTTCACCCTGGCGGCGACGGCGGTCGCCCTGGTCGCCCTGGACTGGCAGTTCCTGCTCATCCCGCTGGTGACGATCCCCATCTACGTCGTCTCGGCCCGCAGCTACCTCCGGAACGCGCCGGGCCGCTACGCCCGGGAGCGGGCGGCGGTGGGTGAGCGGGCCCGGCGCGTGCTCGAGGCCATTCACGGGCGCGAGACCGTGCGCGCCTACCGCTGGGAGGAGCGGATGCACGACAGCGTCCAGGCGGCGTCCCGGGACGTCGTCGACAAGGGCTTCCTGGCGCGGCTGACGATGATCACGCTGCAGATCACGATGACTTTCGCGGATTTCGTGCTCGTGGTCCTCGGCCTGGCCGTCGGGTTCGTGACGGTGTCCTCGGGCGATCTCAGCATCGGCGCGGTCACCGCGGCGATGCTCATGCTCATCCGCCTGCACGGACCGGTCGCGTCGATCATGCGCGTGCTCGATTCCATCCAGTCCGGTTACGCCTCGCTGGCGCGCATCGTCGGGGTGACGCTGGATCCGCCCCGCGCGGTGCCCGACGCCGGAGCGCCCGCTCCGCGCGGTCAGGTCGACATGAGGGGCGTCTCCTTCTCCTACGGCGGCGGCTGGGCGGTGCGCGACATCGACCTGGGCATCCGCCCGGGTGAGACCGTCGCCGTCGTCGGCGCCTCCGGAGCGGGCAAGACGACGGTCGCCGCCCTGCTGGCCGGCCTGCGGGTTCCCGACGAGGGGCAGGTGCTTCTCGACGCCGTCCCGGTCACCGAACTCTCCGACGCCGAACGCGCCGACCGTCTGGCCATGGTGTCCCAGGACGTCCACGTCTTCTCGGGCACGCTGCGCGAGGATCTCTCCCTGGCCCGGCCCGGGGCCACCGACGAGGAAATGATCAGCGCCCTGGCCGCGGTCCACGCCGACTGGTTCGAGGACTTCCCGGAGGGGTTGGACACCCAGGTCGGCGGCGGCGGCCTTCAGCTCGAGCCGGTGGAGGCGCAGCAGCTGGCCCTGGCGCGCATCGTCCTGCTCAATCCCCGGGTGGTCGTGATGGACGAGGCCACCGCGGAGGCGGGCTCCGCCGGCGCCGGCGACCTGGAGGCGGCGGCCGAGCACGTCACCCACGGGCGCAGCGCCCTGATCGTGGCGCACCGGCTGGACCAGGCGGCCCGGGCGGACCGGGTCCTCGTCATGGACGAGGGACGGATTGTGGAGTCCGGGCCGCATGAGGAGCTGGTTGCGCGGGGCGGTCTGTATACGGAACTATGGGACGCCTGGAGTATCGGGCGGGGCGATGAGGCCTCGAGCGAGCCAACATCAAAGGGGAGTACGTCGACGTGA
- a CDS encoding class I SAM-dependent methyltransferase produces the protein MSDITPPPHPAISYRPASTKAAPTFRGEVHRARSARAFADGADTYDDVRPGYPAEVAALVDDCRVVVDVGAGTGKLTADLLRPGRQVFAFDPSADMVRVLRERLGVPVWRAAAEATALATDSVDAVVCAQTWHWLDSAAAAAEFDRILRPGGRVVLAWNTLDTSDPWVLRLARIMHSGDIQRPGFYPEVPAPWRITDEVRTLWHDELTTGQIHELTHTRSYWLRSDDSIRQRVTDNLDWYLHEHTGLPEGATVNLPYRTDAFLLER, from the coding sequence ATGAGCGATATCACGCCCCCTCCGCACCCCGCGATCTCCTATCGGCCCGCCTCGACCAAGGCCGCCCCCACCTTCCGTGGCGAGGTCCACCGCGCTCGCTCCGCGCGCGCCTTCGCTGACGGCGCCGACACCTACGACGACGTTCGCCCGGGGTACCCGGCCGAGGTCGCTGCGCTTGTCGACGACTGCCGCGTCGTCGTCGACGTGGGTGCCGGCACCGGCAAACTCACCGCGGACCTCCTGCGCCCTGGACGGCAGGTATTCGCTTTCGACCCTTCCGCCGACATGGTCCGGGTCCTGCGTGAACGTCTCGGGGTCCCCGTCTGGCGCGCCGCCGCCGAGGCCACCGCCCTGGCCACGGACTCGGTCGACGCCGTCGTCTGCGCCCAGACCTGGCACTGGCTCGACTCCGCGGCCGCCGCCGCCGAGTTCGACCGCATCCTCCGTCCGGGCGGGCGCGTGGTGCTGGCCTGGAACACCCTGGACACCAGCGATCCCTGGGTGCTGCGGCTGGCACGCATCATGCACTCCGGCGACATCCAGCGCCCCGGCTTCTACCCGGAGGTGCCCGCCCCCTGGCGCATCACCGACGAGGTCCGCACCCTGTGGCATGACGAACTGACCACCGGGCAGATCCACGAGCTCACCCACACCCGCTCCTACTGGCTGCGCAGCGACGACTCGATCCGTCAGCGGGTCACCGACAACCTCGACTGGTACCTTCACGAGCACACCGGCCTGCCGGAGGGGGCCACCGTCAACCTCCCCTACCGGACCGACGCCTTCCTCCTGGAGCGGTAG
- a CDS encoding alpha/beta hydrolase family esterase, whose translation MMSPWARGGSARRRVALSAAATAVLFGVVGCGASDSAGGTPETLTTVSHWSETSSAATTATSSPEAATPAPTTTAPEHPPIAAGESANVEVRVGERTRTFILSVPEGYSSKQSWPVIFVFHGKGERPEHLRDYTGLDRATALVVYGQGVDDSWAPAPYATTTLDEDLDYVRATLDKVREQYHVDEEKTYATGFSNGGGFAAAVGCHMTGEFEAVAPVGAAYYKDVFKGCSKEPMPFFTIHGTADDVIHYGGGNRHETDYYSVDEVLTIMQQRNGCSGRGSITPENEAALYVSFVDCDTPLEYVRNGGGEHLWPGTGRDRNAKMPDGYATYRILEFFGVNWIWTPETR comes from the coding sequence GTGATGTCACCGTGGGCGAGGGGCGGGTCGGCGCGGCGGCGGGTGGCGCTGTCCGCGGCGGCGACCGCCGTCCTGTTCGGCGTCGTGGGATGCGGCGCGAGCGACTCCGCGGGCGGCACGCCGGAAACGCTGACGACGGTCAGCCACTGGTCGGAGACCAGCAGCGCGGCCACGACGGCGACCTCCTCCCCGGAGGCGGCCACCCCCGCGCCCACCACGACGGCGCCGGAGCACCCGCCCATCGCGGCCGGCGAGTCGGCCAACGTCGAGGTCCGGGTCGGCGAGCGCACCCGCACCTTCATCCTCTCGGTGCCCGAGGGCTACTCGAGCAAGCAGTCCTGGCCCGTCATCTTCGTCTTCCACGGCAAGGGCGAGCGCCCGGAGCACCTGCGCGACTACACCGGCCTGGACAGGGCCACCGCCCTGGTGGTCTACGGCCAGGGCGTCGACGATTCCTGGGCGCCCGCCCCCTACGCGACGACCACGCTCGACGAGGACCTGGACTACGTCCGGGCGACGCTGGACAAGGTGCGGGAGCAGTACCACGTCGACGAGGAGAAGACCTACGCCACCGGGTTTTCCAACGGCGGGGGATTCGCCGCCGCCGTCGGCTGTCACATGACCGGGGAGTTCGAGGCGGTCGCCCCGGTCGGCGCCGCCTACTACAAGGACGTGTTCAAGGGGTGCTCGAAGGAACCGATGCCCTTCTTCACCATCCACGGCACCGCGGACGACGTCATCCACTACGGCGGCGGCAACCGCCACGAGACGGACTACTACAGCGTCGACGAGGTCCTCACCATCATGCAGCAGCGTAACGGCTGCTCCGGCCGGGGCTCCATCACCCCGGAAAACGAGGCCGCCCTCTACGTCTCCTTCGTCGACTGCGACACCCCGCTGGAGTACGTCCGCAACGGCGGCGGTGAGCACCTGTGGCCGGGCACCGGCCGGGACCGGAACGCGAAGATGCCCGACGGCTACGCCACCTACCGGATCCTGGAGTTTTTCGGCGTCAACTGGATCTGGACCCCGGAGACCCGCTGA
- a CDS encoding diacylglycerol/lipid kinase family protein, producing MDDPHHDSAASASGDATGRTAVVVYNPVKIDAQLLESMVRSAADAHQWGEVRFVETTEDDPGYGQAREAVEAGASMVVACGGDGTVRSVAAGVRGSAAALGIIPAGTGNLLVRNLKLPLDQPRAAEVVFGGQDDAMDICVAQVTRPDGSTEEIDFVVMAGVGIDAQMILNTDDTLKKHIGFLAYGIAILKSLRGGNRIKILHRMDQGREYRTSVHSVIVGNCGELMGNIALLPDAKADDGLLDVVAMQPKGIFGWFQIFGRLLRQAAQKFAQKARKGRRPVTGTNQDLKSLQYVTGTSFEVTLSAPEDFEVDGDEAGRVTAFTVTVDHLGLKVRVDKPAPPEHPGEPRESADLAPGYGVEHSDLDEPAE from the coding sequence ATGGACGACCCCCACCACGATTCCGCAGCTTCCGCCTCCGGTGACGCGACCGGCCGGACGGCCGTCGTCGTCTACAACCCGGTGAAGATCGACGCCCAGCTCCTCGAATCGATGGTCAGGTCGGCCGCCGACGCCCATCAGTGGGGAGAGGTCCGCTTCGTCGAAACCACCGAGGACGACCCCGGCTACGGCCAGGCCCGGGAGGCTGTCGAGGCCGGTGCGTCGATGGTCGTCGCCTGCGGCGGCGACGGGACCGTGCGCTCCGTGGCGGCCGGTGTCCGCGGTTCGGCGGCGGCGCTGGGCATCATCCCCGCCGGGACGGGCAACCTGCTGGTGCGCAACCTCAAGCTGCCCCTGGATCAGCCCCGCGCGGCGGAGGTCGTCTTCGGCGGCCAGGACGACGCCATGGACATCTGCGTCGCGCAGGTCACCCGCCCGGACGGCAGCACCGAGGAGATCGATTTCGTCGTCATGGCCGGCGTCGGCATCGACGCGCAGATGATCCTCAACACCGACGACACGCTCAAGAAGCACATCGGTTTCCTCGCCTACGGCATCGCCATCCTCAAGTCCCTGCGCGGCGGCAACCGCATCAAGATCCTGCACCGCATGGACCAGGGCAGGGAGTACCGCACCAGCGTCCACTCCGTCATCGTCGGCAACTGCGGCGAACTCATGGGCAACATCGCGCTGCTTCCCGACGCCAAGGCGGACGACGGCCTCCTGGACGTGGTCGCCATGCAGCCGAAGGGTATTTTCGGCTGGTTCCAGATTTTCGGCAGGCTCCTGCGGCAGGCGGCCCAGAAGTTCGCCCAGAAGGCGCGCAAGGGACGCCGCCCCGTCACCGGCACGAACCAGGACCTCAAGTCACTGCAGTACGTGACGGGCACGTCCTTCGAGGTGACGCTGAGCGCGCCGGAGGATTTCGAGGTGGACGGCGACGAGGCGGGCCGGGTCACCGCCTTCACGGTCACCGTCGATCACCTGGGCCTGAAGGTGCGCGTCGACAAGCCCGCCCCGCCGGAGCATCCGGGTGAGCCGCGGGAGTCGGCCGACCTCGCCCCGGGGTACGGCGTCGAGCACTCTGACCTCGATGAGCCTGCCGAGTAG
- the cmk gene encoding (d)CMP kinase, with product MPDGGLLLAVDGPSGTGKSTTCRSLARALDAKYVDTGAMYRVATLAVLRAGVDPADTPAVIEATRHLPLEVNDDPDATAVIFDGEDVSRVIREAEVTRNVSAVSAIPEVRVNLVNLQRRLAKSAHRAIVEGRDIGTVVLADAPAKAYLTASAEVRARRRYDQDVADGREADLETVLADVQRRDEADSSRKASPLRPADDAVIIDTSELTRSEVQQALIDLVERSAR from the coding sequence ATGCCCGACGGCGGCCTGCTGCTCGCCGTCGACGGCCCCTCCGGCACCGGCAAGTCGACGACCTGCCGCTCCCTGGCCCGCGCCCTTGACGCCAAGTACGTCGACACCGGCGCGATGTACCGCGTCGCCACGCTCGCCGTGCTGCGTGCAGGCGTCGACCCGGCGGACACCCCCGCAGTCATCGAGGCCACCCGCCACCTGCCGCTCGAGGTCAACGACGACCCGGACGCCACCGCGGTCATCTTCGACGGTGAGGACGTCTCGCGCGTGATCCGCGAGGCCGAGGTGACCCGCAACGTCTCCGCGGTCTCCGCGATTCCTGAGGTGCGCGTCAACCTCGTAAACCTGCAGCGGCGCCTGGCCAAGAGCGCCCATCGGGCCATCGTCGAGGGCCGCGACATCGGGACCGTGGTCCTGGCCGACGCCCCCGCGAAGGCCTACCTCACCGCCTCCGCCGAGGTGCGCGCCCGCCGACGCTACGACCAGGACGTCGCCGACGGCCGGGAGGCGGACCTGGAGACCGTCCTGGCCGACGTGCAGCGTCGCGACGAGGCCGATTCCTCCCGCAAGGCCAGCCCACTGCGTCCGGCTGACGACGCAGTCATTATCGACACCTCGGAGCTCACCCGCTCCGAGGTCCAGCAGGCACTGATTGACCTGGTGGAAAGGAGCGCACGATGA